A DNA window from Hydractinia symbiolongicarpus strain clone_291-10 chromosome 6, HSymV2.1, whole genome shotgun sequence contains the following coding sequences:
- the LOC130647933 gene encoding UPF0602 protein C4orf47 homolog: MTEAKNDLTRIGLFSELGYVSIGDPYTNVNNKPFNDVAHKGKQMLPGGSKTKSALQAGYFDKNFNRIMHGEGYSDPVKRRRQERLDKAKQNLGHAFMPSHAGKEPSGAGSHYGTFSGPIPVFSPVTKTRKDYISPGRNFITNPSKNGTGYGYVNVLIGKPQTYASEPYDRAKEIMKNSHSQSKKKMKGGAFKLNLHPTAYFDNNPYKTDKPMPPYKEVKKVKQNLKPFQPSSPGKEIGGSKAGCFTQYPSHSNDPYVVKKRSFRENAGQKNIFRPSQGPKTMPTRSTISQNVERRINRLNFKQASLAPISI; this comes from the exons ATGACAGAAGCCAAGAATGACTTAACTCGGATTGGCTTATTCAGTGAGCTTGGTTATGTCTCAATTGGAGACCCATACACCAATGTCAATaaca AGCCCTTTAATGATGTTGCTCACAAAGGGAAGCAGATGTTACCAGGAGGTAGCAAGACAAAAAGTGCTTTACAAGCAGGTTATTTTGACAAGAACTTCAACAGAATAATGCACGGTGAAGGTTATTCCGACCCGGTAAAAAGACGTCGGCAAGAACGATTAGACAAAGCGAAACAAAACTTAGGACACGCATTTATGCCTAGTCATGCTGGAAAGGAGCC TTCTGGTGCAGGCAGCCATTATGGAACTTTTAGTGGTCCAATACCTGTTTTCAGTCCAGTGACAAAAACTAGGAAGGATTATATATCACCTGGTCGTAATTTCATCACGAACCCGAGTAAGAATGGAACTGGTTATGGTTACGTTAATGTTTTGATTGGAAAGCCGCAAACGTATGCTTCTGAACCGTATGATAGAGCGAAAGAAATAATGAAG aATTCGCATAGTCAAAGCAAGAAAAAGATGAAAGGTGGAGCGTTTAAGCTAAATCTCCATCCCACAGCTTATTTTGATAATAACCCGTACAAGACAGACAAAC CAATGCCACCATACAAAGAAGTTAAAAaggtgaaacaaaatttaaaaccgTTTCAACCAAGCTCGCCTGGGAAAGAG ATCGGCGGTTCGAAAGCTGGTTGTTTTACGCAATACCCATCGCATTCAAACGATCCATATGTGGTGAAAAAGCGTTCATTTCGTGAAAATGctggacaaaaaaatatatttcgaccATCGCAAGGCCCGAAAACGATGCCAACTAGATCAACGATTTCACAGAATGTCGAGAG gcGAATTAACAGGTTGAACTTCAAGCAAGCTTCATTAGCACCTATCTCAATTTAa
- the LOC130647931 gene encoding coiled-coil domain-containing protein 6-like — protein MAASRSLSSSSEALPASDSDMSADEAGGSAAAASKGQENRIASLHQANRVLKMELEMYKLRCKQMLEENKMLRQASVSIQAKAEQEEEFISNTLMKKINTLKKEKEILAMNYEQEEEFLTNDLSKKLTQLRQEKVTLEQTLEREQEFQVNKLIRRIERLEAETMSKQQVLEQLRKEKIDLENTLEQEQEALVNRLWIRMEKLEAEKRLLQEKLDQPVSEPASPRQTADDINVDDLSLNVNVLRDEVKKLRYQLANAQAEHNKTMCKFENEEHQLKEENVRLQRKLLLEMERREQLSRQLSESESSLEMDDERHFNELASQGGPSSFRDRAISSPIPYPSHRPKSPGIHTASAHTTTFPAFTPPSPLGNSRVSSGSSTAGTSPPFIAKRGAAANQSPKLSRKHQGARPTDRPLSGSMSDRQKLGHYRSNSSHSDKTSSNQP, from the exons ATGGCCGCGAGTCGCTCTTTAAGCTCTTCGTCTGAAGCGCTTCCAGCATCAGATAGTGACATGAGTGCAGACGAAGCAGGTGGCTCTGCTGCTGCTGCTTCTAAAGGGCAAGAAAATCGAATTGCATCTTTACACCAGGCAAACAGAGTTCTTAAGATGGAGTTAGAGATGTACAAATTGAGATGCAAACAAATGCTTGAAGAGAACAAGATGCTACGTCAAGCAAGCGTATCCATT CAAGCTAAAGCAGAACAAGAGGAGGAGTTCATTTCGAATACGCTAATGAAGAAAATcaacacattaaaaaaagaaaaagaaattctgGCAATGAATTACGAACAAGAAGAAGAGTTTCTAACAAATGACTTGTCTAAAAAGTTAACGCAG CTTCGGCAAGAAAAAGTGACACTGGAACAAACTCTTGAAAGAGAACAAGAATTCCAGGTCAATAAATTAATCAGAAGAATCGAAAGGCTAGAAGCAGAAACAATGTCGAAGCAACAAGTACTTGAACAG TTACGAAAAGAGAAAATTGATTTGGAGAACACCCTTGAACAGGAGCAAGAAGCTTTGGTAAACAGATTGTGGATAAGAATGGAGAAATTGGAAGCAGAAAAAAG ATTACTTCAAGAAAAGTTGGACCAACCTGTGTCGGAACCAGCGTCACCTCGTCAGACTGCAGATGATATCAATGTTGATGACTTGTCGTTAAATGTAAATGTTCTACGTGACGAAGTGAAGAAATTGCGTTATCAACTTGCAAATGCTCAAGCTGAAC ACAACAAGACGATGTGTAAGTTTGAAAACGAGGAGCACCAGTTAAAAGAGGAGAATGTGCGGCTGCAAAGAAAACTTCTGTTGGAAATGGAGAGGAGAGAACAGTTAAGCAGACAACTTTCAGAAAGTGAATCTAGCCTTGAAATGGACGatgaaag GCATTTTAATGAACTAGCTTCACAAGGTGGCCCATCCTCATTCAGAGATCGTGCCATCTCCAGTCCAATACCTTATCCATCTCACAGACCTAAATCTCCAG GCATACACACAGCATCAGCACACACAACAACATTCCCTGCTTTCACGCCGCCCTCACCTCTTGGTAACAGTCGCGTATCGTCTGGCTCTAGTACAGCTGGTACATCGCCTCCATTTATTGCG AAGCGTGGAGCTGCAGCAAACCAAAGCCCAAAGCTATCCCGCAAACATCAAGGTGCAAGGCCGACAGATCGACCTCTATCTGGAAGTATGTCTGACAGACAAAAACTCGGTCACTATCGCTCAAATTCTTCTCATAGTGATAAGACCAGTTCAAACCAACCATGA
- the LOC130647934 gene encoding elongation of very long chain fatty acids protein 4-like → MTTLPEKATYFFQNTYELQSFPVFVVYLLSILLIPVWKRLYAPFELKKVMIVYNIVCVLLSVVAAGLLFYGAIISGAVYAFTENYYVKTGLMVYTVSKNVELLDTLFMILRHKWRQISFLHVFHHSTILVLGNYAWIYAPFPPVAIVIGLNSVVHIFLYAYYANSAVSSSQQPTWKKRLTQFQIAQFVFDLFFSIEGYLHHGFCIYSIMYGSSMMILFGHFYYIAYIKKKPDAKKST, encoded by the exons ATGACAACTCTACCAG AAAAAGCGACCTACTTTTTCCAGAACACATACGAGCTGCAGTCATTTCCAGTATTTGTGGTGTATCTTCTCTCTATCTTGTTGATTCCAGTATGGAAAAGATTGTACGCCCCGTTTGAATTGAAAAAG GTGATGATCGTCTACAATATCGTCTGCGTTCTTTTAAGCGTCGTTGCAGCTGGCTTGCTTTTCTATGGCGCAATTATATCTGGTGCCGTGTACGCATTCACTGAAAATTACTATGTGAAAACTGGTTTAATGGTCTACACAGTGTCGAAGAATGTTGAACTCCTGGATACGCTGTTCATGATTTTAAGACACAAATGGAGACAAATTTCGTTTCTGCAT GTCTTCCACCATTCCACCATTCTCGTCCTCGGTAACTACGCCTGGATTTACGCCCCTTTCCCTCCTGTGGCGATCGTGATTGGTTTGAACTCTGTTGTTCATATCTTCCTATATGCGTATTATGCTAATTCAGCTGTCTCATCGAGTCAACAGCCGACGTGGAAAAAGAGATTGACCCAGTTCCAAATAGCGCAATTTGTATtcgatttatttttttccatcgaAGGGTATTTACATCATggtttttgtatatactcgataaTGTACGGAAGTTCAATGATGATTTTGTTCGGCCATTTTTATTACATCGCGTATATCAAGAAGAAACCTGATGCTAAGAAGTCGACgtaa